A part of Bacillus rossius redtenbacheri isolate Brsri chromosome 1, Brsri_v3, whole genome shotgun sequence genomic DNA contains:
- the LOC134528086 gene encoding uncharacterized protein LOC134528086 isoform X2, whose protein sequence is MAAGWTALVLLSVAGAGSALDCMESKCFPHERADCADPEAAEVKACDRETAFYVMRRKLGVEHVLRVNTSVPFNCVKFIGTSSELGMENKKMTLRLCHPKVDNQCAMMERIFDDAIRRTGVMDLQMSWECVVCREDRCNGAPGAGGGGLTAAAAAAAAVLLLGRPGALP, encoded by the exons GCTCGGCGCTGGACTGCATGGAGTCGAAGTGCTTCCCGCACGAGCGCGCCGACTGCGCCGACCCGGAGGCCGCCGAGGTGAAGGCGTGCGACCGGGAGACGGCCTTCTACGTGATGCGGCGCAAGCTGGGCGTGGAGCACGTGCTGCGCGTCAACACGTCCGTGCCCTTCAACTGCGTCAAGTTCATCGGCACCA GCAGCGAGCTGGGCATGGAGAACAAGAAGATGACGCTGCGGCTGTGCCACCCCAAGGTGGACAACCAGTGCGCCATGATGGAGCGCATCTTCGACGACGCGATCCGGCGCACGGGCGTGATGGACCTGCAGATGAGCTGGGAGTGCGTGGTGTGCCGCGAGGACCGGTGCAACGGGGCGCCGGGGGCGGGCGGCGGGGGCCTtactgcggcggcggcggcggcggcggcggtccTCTTACTGGGGCGTCCCGGCGCGCTGCCGTGA
- the LOC134528086 gene encoding uncharacterized protein LOC134528086 isoform X1, with protein sequence MAAGWTALVLLSVAGAGSALDCMESKCFPHERADCADPEAAEVKACDRETAFYVMRRKLGVEHVLRVNTSVPFNCVKFIGTSESASAPAPGTPQCNTNIPAKLHMQRAGHGEQEDDAAAVPPQGGQPVRHDGAHLRRRDPAHGRDGPADELGVRGVPRGPVQRGAGGGRRGPYCGGGGGGGGPLTGASRRAAVRSSCASRRQPAFGKDHNKNKFLPIY encoded by the exons GCTCGGCGCTGGACTGCATGGAGTCGAAGTGCTTCCCGCACGAGCGCGCCGACTGCGCCGACCCGGAGGCCGCCGAGGTGAAGGCGTGCGACCGGGAGACGGCCTTCTACGTGATGCGGCGCAAGCTGGGCGTGGAGCACGTGCTGCGCGTCAACACGTCCGTGCCCTTCAACTGCGTCAAGTTCATCGGCACCAGTGAGTCGGCGAGCGCTCCAGCACCCGGGACACCGCAATGCAACACAAATATTCCTGCAAAATTACACAT GCAGCGAGCTGGGCATGGAGAACAAGAAGATGACGCTGCGGCTGTGCCACCCCAAGGTGGACAACCAGTGCGCCATGATGGAGCGCATCTTCGACGACGCGATCCGGCGCACGGGCGTGATGGACCTGCAGATGAGCTGGGAGTGCGTGGTGTGCCGCGAGGACCGGTGCAACGGGGCGCCGGGGGCGGGCGGCGGGGGCCTtactgcggcggcggcggcggcggcggcggtccTCTTACTGGGGCGTCCCGGCGCGCTGCCGTGAGGTCGTCCTGTGCTTCCCGACGTCAACCTGCTTTCGGAAAGGAccacaacaaaaacaaattcttGCCAATATATTGA